One genomic region from Halomicrobium zhouii encodes:
- a CDS encoding DUF7283 family protein has product MFDVPVDSTYVWFGVGAVSLAVFGVAVGLPSAAPPDARAAANAVDAVAVGPSGAVGTHTLPAADRFRLGPTQIGLENDGGRAHATFAYSVTPAVADDRLERVLDGDRPRSTFDSPAAFADAASAASEGKTDWRPAPDRLTVRRVTWGKGNVTLVG; this is encoded by the coding sequence ATGTTCGACGTCCCGGTAGATTCGACGTACGTCTGGTTCGGCGTCGGTGCGGTCAGTCTCGCGGTGTTCGGCGTCGCGGTCGGACTGCCGAGCGCCGCGCCGCCGGACGCGAGGGCTGCGGCCAACGCTGTCGACGCCGTCGCCGTGGGCCCCTCTGGTGCCGTCGGGACGCACACGCTCCCGGCGGCCGACCGGTTCCGACTCGGACCGACGCAGATCGGACTCGAAAACGACGGCGGTCGCGCGCACGCGACGTTCGCCTATTCGGTGACGCCGGCCGTCGCAGACGATCGGCTGGAACGCGTGCTCGACGGGGACAGACCGCGTTCGACGTTCGACTCACCAGCGGCGTTCGCCGACGCGGCGTCAGCGGCCAGCGAAGGGAAGACCGACTGGCGACCGGCACCGGACCGATTGACCGTCCGACGCGTCACCTGGGGAAAGGGGAATGTCACGCTCGTCGGATAG
- a CDS encoding DUF7285 family protein, which yields MSRSSDRGQTEPLAALVAVVAVCLGLSLYVGVLDAELAPSSERNVAASAIERVEDALAPSAVALPDRTDDARANGPGGYRTNLTLTTEDQRWRAGPPAPANADSARKRLGVRVGPSRVRTGTLRVRVWT from the coding sequence ATGTCACGCTCGTCGGATAGGGGCCAGACGGAGCCCCTCGCGGCCCTCGTGGCGGTCGTCGCCGTCTGTCTTGGGCTGAGCCTCTACGTCGGCGTGCTCGACGCGGAGCTGGCCCCCTCGTCGGAGCGAAACGTCGCGGCGTCGGCCATCGAACGCGTCGAGGACGCGTTGGCCCCGTCCGCCGTTGCGCTTCCCGACCGGACCGACGATGCTCGGGCAAACGGGCCCGGCGGCTACCGGACGAACCTGACGCTGACCACGGAGGACCAGCGATGGCGTGCGGGCCCCCCAGCGCCCGCGAACGCGGACAGTGCGCGCAAACGACTCGGGGTCCGGGTCGGTCCATCGCGGGTCCGAACGGGGACGCTCCGAGTGAGGGTGTGGACATGA
- a CDS encoding DUF7284 family protein — MRAISTVVDATVFLLLVGGAIATLVAGTGTMQAESHERLGSGNPAAEDARLLATTTATVDYSLAPATTAEADGVTFHRTDGSGFQRTAHGTLASLLADAAVGNVASDGEQLSHASDEFERRLSSTVRDRLGRRGVRTSVEVTWEPYDDAHLVGTTRVGDEPPRDVDVHAATLTVDSGFPASRERAERAAEEDGFRGVATVVADAVVRGLFPPRETQLALRGSYPGDALAAQRYRRAAALFGAEPPTIEETNVSVSNDRLRAALQDRLVADLESRFGSPGAAARAVETDTVDVTVRTWSP; from the coding sequence ATGAGAGCGATCAGTACGGTCGTCGACGCGACAGTCTTCCTCTTGCTCGTCGGCGGCGCTATCGCCACGTTAGTCGCCGGTACCGGAACGATGCAGGCGGAGAGCCACGAGCGTCTGGGGTCGGGGAACCCGGCCGCCGAAGACGCCAGGCTCCTGGCGACGACGACGGCGACGGTCGACTACTCGCTGGCGCCGGCGACGACAGCCGAAGCCGACGGGGTGACGTTCCACCGGACGGATGGGAGTGGCTTCCAACGGACTGCCCACGGCACGCTCGCGTCGTTGCTCGCGGACGCGGCCGTCGGAAACGTCGCCAGTGACGGCGAGCAACTCTCTCACGCCAGCGACGAGTTCGAGCGCCGACTCTCGTCGACGGTCCGGGACCGCCTCGGTCGGCGGGGCGTCCGGACCAGCGTCGAAGTGACCTGGGAACCGTACGACGACGCACACCTCGTCGGGACGACGCGCGTCGGTGACGAACCGCCACGAGACGTCGACGTACACGCCGCCACGCTGACGGTCGACAGTGGATTCCCGGCGAGTCGAGAACGGGCCGAGCGGGCGGCCGAGGAGGACGGATTCCGGGGCGTCGCGACGGTCGTCGCCGACGCCGTCGTCCGCGGGCTGTTCCCGCCGCGAGAGACCCAACTGGCGCTCCGGGGCTCGTATCCGGGCGACGCGCTGGCAGCCCAGCGGTATCGCCGGGCTGCGGCGCTATTCGGCGCCGAACCGCCGACGATCGAGGAGACGAACGTCTCCGTCTCGAACGACCGCCTTCGTGCGGCGCTGCAAGACCGACTCGTCGCGGATCTGGAGTCGCGATTCGGATCGCCCGGCGCGGCCGCGCGTGCGGTCGAGACCGATACCGTCGACGTCACCGTCAGGACGTGGTCGCCGTGA